A single bacterium DNA region contains:
- a CDS encoding VWA domain-containing protein yields the protein MKQLWKCIALLLLLQGTALANGILVSNNKNYPGQLLRNRMTRVEVNITGLVAETVVYQEFTNAWSQTTDAVWAFPLPADARATKFLYWRHDTLFQAVLKEQFQSTIPGTGEGGIPAIVNHYVGEDGLKIELKGIEPWTVQRIELHYINVCDYHSGEAVYTYPLATSDLVQWPVDVVEFTIHLDGNTALEDYRMDVDGDVTELERSEQSLTLRSRASKSYIARDMEFRWTADDDSLTVDFFSSKAAGEDGYYATIIRPADTEAATVSLPKRVIFCVDRSSNMYGYPLEQMRSAVKSALQLLDEGDSFEIVAFNHQVEPLHNGFAPATEENIIAAGEWLDNHPASGGTALGTALMIALSLVPDDNLQNIIITMSTGRSPGDPDEITGYNTHNASLVMLGMGASADRARLEMIAEQNAGFARFFDVGTVAAAAMVRTLHSVVRPVMREVRLEYPEVDVHSLRPDPVPPLFAGLHTLTAGRYRNPGSSNMTLFGEGAGGHEEYTFNLDFSGDTTGLHSIAGLLWAKLTIDGMEREIVVHGERQSLKDSLVAISLASGIRCRYTAYIADYTTVLTGVEESASSTALPATTCILGNYPNPFNPQTQILIRITDREAGSALQLRIYDMLGRLVRVIDLSHLAPGTHSILFDGKDSNGLALPSGSYTVILTGPTVHSARNIILSK from the coding sequence ATGAAACAGCTATGGAAATGTATCGCACTCCTCCTGCTCCTGCAGGGCACGGCGCTGGCCAATGGCATCCTGGTCAGCAACAATAAGAACTATCCCGGCCAGCTGCTGCGCAACCGCATGACACGGGTGGAAGTGAATATCACCGGACTCGTGGCCGAAACCGTGGTATACCAGGAATTCACAAACGCATGGTCACAGACAACGGACGCCGTGTGGGCTTTCCCGCTGCCTGCGGATGCACGCGCGACGAAATTCCTTTACTGGCGGCACGACACACTGTTCCAGGCCGTGTTGAAGGAGCAGTTTCAATCCACCATTCCCGGCACCGGCGAAGGTGGCATTCCGGCCATCGTCAATCATTACGTGGGGGAGGATGGACTCAAAATCGAACTCAAGGGTATCGAGCCCTGGACGGTGCAACGCATCGAGCTGCATTACATCAACGTCTGCGATTACCATTCCGGCGAAGCCGTGTACACGTATCCCCTCGCGACCTCGGATCTCGTGCAGTGGCCGGTGGACGTGGTGGAATTCACCATCCATCTCGACGGCAACACTGCGCTGGAGGATTATCGGATGGATGTGGATGGGGATGTAACGGAGCTGGAGCGGAGTGAGCAGTCACTGACGCTCCGCAGCCGCGCGTCGAAAAGCTACATCGCCCGTGATATGGAATTCCGATGGACGGCTGACGACGACTCTCTCACCGTGGATTTCTTTTCCTCCAAGGCTGCGGGGGAGGATGGCTACTACGCGACTATTATTCGTCCCGCCGACACCGAAGCCGCCACCGTCAGCCTCCCCAAACGCGTGATTTTCTGCGTCGACCGTTCTTCGAACATGTACGGCTATCCCCTCGAACAAATGCGCAGTGCGGTGAAATCCGCCCTGCAGCTGCTGGACGAAGGAGACAGCTTTGAGATCGTCGCCTTCAATCACCAGGTGGAACCGCTGCATAACGGATTTGCTCCAGCCACCGAAGAGAACATCATTGCGGCCGGGGAGTGGCTGGATAATCATCCCGCTTCAGGCGGCACTGCGCTGGGAACCGCGCTGATGATCGCACTGTCGCTCGTGCCGGACGACAACCTGCAGAACATCATCATCACCATGAGTACCGGACGATCACCCGGCGATCCTGACGAAATCACGGGCTACAATACACATAATGCATCGCTGGTCATGCTGGGCATGGGCGCGTCGGCCGACCGTGCGCGGCTGGAAATGATTGCGGAGCAAAATGCAGGGTTCGCGCGCTTCTTTGATGTGGGCACCGTGGCTGCGGCGGCCATGGTGCGGACCCTGCACTCCGTCGTGCGTCCCGTCATGCGCGAAGTGCGGCTCGAATACCCCGAGGTGGATGTTCACAGCCTGCGGCCCGATCCCGTGCCCCCGCTGTTTGCCGGACTCCACACGCTCACTGCCGGACGCTACCGGAATCCCGGCAGCAGCAACATGACACTGTTCGGTGAAGGCGCAGGGGGACATGAGGAATACACCTTCAACCTGGACTTCAGCGGGGACACGACCGGACTCCATTCCATCGCCGGACTGCTCTGGGCCAAGCTCACCATCGACGGCATGGAGCGGGAGATCGTTGTGCACGGCGAGCGCCAGTCCCTCAAAGACAGCCTCGTCGCCATCAGTCTCGCTTCCGGCATCCGCTGCCGCTACACCGCTTACATCGCCGACTATACCACTGTTCTCACCGGTGTGGAGGAAAGCGCATCCAGCACAGCGCTGCCTGCGACAACCTGCATCCTCGGTAACTATCCCAATCCCTTCAACCCGCAGACGCAGATACTCATTCGCATCACCGACCGCGAGGCGGGGAGTGCATTGCAGCTGCGGATCTACGACATGCTCGGCCGCCTCGTGCGCGTGATCGACCTCTCCCATCTCGCACCCGGCACGCACAGCATCCTCTTCGACGGAAAAGACAGCAACGGCCTCGCGCTCCCCAGCGGCAGCTACACCGTGATCCTCACCGGTCCCACCGTCCACAGCGCGAGGAATATCATCCTGAGTAAATAG